TGGTGCCCAGAGCCCATTATGTTGATGCGACAAATCAAATGGGAACTATGACATTAATGAGAGAAGGGATTGTTAAGGCTGGTTGGGTGGAAGGTGGTTGTCTGAAAGTGATGGAAGTGGTGCTGTGGAGAAAATTGTTTGGCCGGTGCCTGCAATTGTTCAATGAATCCGGGCGACGATGGCTCTAATACTCCAAGAACATGAAGGTGAGGTGCTTAGCTAATTGGGCAGCAAAATTTGATCACCAGCAAGCCAAAGATCCTCAGCGCTCGAGGTTTGAGCATGCAGCCTTTTGACCGTGCTTTCAAAGATTTTATCAGGTGTGAGCTTTTAGGCAGATAAGGCGAACTTTGGCTGTGGTAAAGGGAAAGAGAATAAGAGATCCATAGGGAGGTGTGCTCAGGGAAGTCCTTTAGATCGGCTTTGTTTCCTCATGCTATCTTGATAACCTAGGGCCCAACAAATGGCCAGCACAAAAAGAGTGGTAACTTCATGTGAAGGCATCGCGTATTTCTTGGCATCAGAAATCGAGGAGTAAGAGCAACTCTGTAAGACCAGTAACTAGGTTCCAATTGTTCTCCGCAAATTGTCAATCGCCTCTCAGGACCACAAAGTGAGACTCCATTGTTATCCAGAATCTTTTGAGCAAGTCATAAGGCTAAGGCTCTTTTGCTCCGTAAAATTTAGCTTTAGTTTCTCGTCTGTCAGATTTTTCAGCTTGAAATAATAGCTTTGAAACAGAGAATAGAAGAATACAGAATAAGGTGGGATAGAATAGTCCAATGAGTATGTAATTAAACAAGCAATTACGACATTTTACTGGGCCAAAGCTGGACCACATGGGCGAGCTACTACCGAAGCTTCTCTTATGACACGGGACCGAGTGCCAAGGGCCGCAAGAGAGGACAAATTACTTAAAGTCTCCATTGTGAAATGGTAAGAACATGAAGAATTTGTGAAAGACGAAAGGTATGAGTTGGGGTGGGAAGAATACCAGTTCCTGAGTGGCGGATGGGAAGTGACTCCCCATTACCAATAGATACCTGCTCAGGACCATGAAAGGCTGTTGGTTGATTTATTGTTGAAGCATCAGCGGTCAAGTGAGTTGTGGCACCACTGTCTATTATCCAATCACCTGAAGAGGAAGCAGCAGTTGTAGGTGCTGTAAAGAATGCCTGATGACCAGAAGATGATAGAAGTTTTTCTGTGCAGTTGGTATCTAGGCGATACCAACAGTGGACTACCGAGTGTCTTCGCTTTCTACAAATCTGACATTCTATAATGGACTTACCACCATTGCCACGCCCAGAGGTGATCCAAACACCAGCTCGTGAAAGTGGTCTTGTTCTACCACCACCTCTCTATATAGAAGAAAGTCTGCCACCACGTCCTCGTCCCTGAACGGCAGACAGAGCAAACGTAGAGTCATGTGTTGGGTGGTCTTTTTCCTTAGTGGATAAGATGATCTCCTCATTGCATAAGAGAGCATAGAGCACATCCAAGGAAATTGAGGAGGATCGGGTTCGAATTGCCGTTGCAAAGGAGTCATAGGAGGCTGGTAACCCATTGAGAACATAGAGAATAACATCCTCTGGATCAATCTGCGAACCAGCAGCAGTCAGTGCATCAACTTTGGATCGGATCTCATCAAGATATTGAGACATGGGCAGATCCCGTTTCTTGATATTGTATAACTCACTTTTGAGCTGAATGATATGTGTTATCGTAGCAGAGTTTAATCTGCAATCTAGAACTGCCCAGATTTGGTAACAGTGTTCTAGATTAATGACATATGGGAGAACagaagaggagatgatggagttcAATGCCGTGGCGAGAAATTGATCCGTAAAAAACCAAGCATCATATGCTGAAGAATCCGATGTATCAGATGGTTGAATGTGTGTAGATGAACCATCAAGAAAGCCAAAAAAATCCGCTAGCTTTGAAGATTCTAATGACTTGAGATCTCCATGTAAGGTAATTATCAGAGGTAAGCTGATTTGGTACCAAGGATCGAATCTGATTCAGCAGGAATTTTAGTTTAGGTGGAATAGCTTGAACATCCTGAGCTTGTATGTCTTCTGCAGCACCTGTGGCATGAACAGGCCCGGAAGAGGCCATGGGCAGTCAAACTTCCAGATCGATTGATTTTCTTGACATCTGTTGTTAGAAGTCTTCCATCATGATGAGAGAAAGATTGAGAGGATGCACAGGatcttaggctctgataccatgaagaAGTTTTTGAAGAGATAGATAAAGAGATGATGGGATAAATGGTATCATTTTATTACCATGGTCAGTCGGAATTCATGAGCTTATATAGAGCTCATTACAGAGTTGTTTTGAAGCTCAACAGTACACAACGGATTCTGTTTAACTTTCTGTTACAGCACCAGAATCCGTTCCTGCTGTTATAAGGTAGTTGAAACATTTCAGCTTGAAACGTTTTGAGTGACGGTTGGATAACTTGGTCTGAGCACATGGGGGAGAAACAGTGGGGAAGCTTCTGGAGTTGATGATGTGTGTTGATAGCAAACTCTCACATGTCGATCGCAACGAAGTATAAACATTGACTGTGGACAGCATGGTGGATGCGGCTAGGTTTTGAAGAGCTCCAAGCAATGGTCCTGATCCAAGTTGCTGCTCCAAAACTTCTTGTAGTATTCGTCATATGTGTAGCTCCTATATACGGCTGGGGATCCCTCTCCGGTGAGTTTCTTTGCAGGGCTGATGGCTGCACTGTTACATGGACAAAGGAAAGACGCCACCGAGATCCTTTCCTTGTCTGAATTGACTATCGCCCGATGCCAAACGCTCTTGTACCTACCATTACTTAATGCCTGCATTCacaaatataaaattttgtgCACTGATAATAGCTGAAATTTAGAAGAACTTTCCGACATGCCCAAATGCTGAGATGCAAGCACTTTGAGATGGCATGGAATTAGCTATGAATCGTAGAGCTTTGTAAGCCTATGTCACCTGTATTTGGTCGCCTAGGTTGATCACAAAAGCATTGGGGTGGGGATCCACTCTGATCCATTTGCCATCCCTCTGAACCTGCAAGCCAGCCACCTTCTGGTCCTGAAGAAGAATCGTCACAGCATTTGGATCAGTGTGGGCTGGTAGGCCATATGTGAGCTCAGGCTCCGGGCACTGCGGGTAGTAGTTAATGGCCATGTGTTGTTCTTGCTCGCCAAGAACCTTCTCAATGTAGTCCTTCTCCAAACCCAGGCTCAAAGATATTAGCCCAAGGATTTTGAAGCCTAGATGACGAACTTCCCTACAATAGCTGCTCACCACTTCCCTGATGAGGGAGGAAAACAAATCAGAGCAAGCTTTTGAGATCAACTCATCGAGGTAGTTTACAAAGAGAACAAGTGAGGTAAAGTAGGTAAACTTCAAGATTCTAGAGCCTAGTAGCCATATGACTCGCATGTGACTTCGCATGGATGGTCAAGTCTTTTGTGGCCCTACATTTCCTAGAGGCTCTGCTTAAGGATGGGCTATCTTCTTCACGAAACAGGCATGTTAATGGCCACCATATATGAAGCTCTACCCCCACTAACAGGATTCAAAGTGAAAACGAGAGCTATGCATGTCTGAGCCATGGATTCGATCTTCCTTTTAGCGATAAGTCTCTCCATGACTGCAAAATTGCGACATTTTTGTTGTTGACTATAATATTCATGCCATCAAAATCATGATATATATATGTGGAAGAGACAAATGCCAGGTAGAGTAGACAAATGCTGGCTCATAACATGCTAGAGATTCCTATTATAAAATGCTCCTACTCTAAGAAAATTGAATTGAAAACCATGGTTCCGCCCTTTAAGACAAGAACCAATAATACTAATCCTATGTAGATAAATAAAACTAATCTTAACATTATTAGGCAGTAAGATAGCTTACGAAGGATTAATTTATAGAGCTTCCATCTTATTCAAGTTGCTTTGCTTAAACAAAAGAGGCATCTAGAATCCGTGAAGCTTTTTCCCCTCCCGGTACAAAGTCAATGGTTCATGGTACTAGTTATCACGATTTGTTCGTGTGGTGGTGCACGAGGTGCAGCGTATGATTTCTCCGCTGGAACCTCAAGAACTGGCATGCTCCTCTCATACACACAAAGCTTGTGTGAGATCATATTCCGCGTCTCGTTCCCCACACGACGTTACTGCATAATCACCATTCAGTGGTCCTCATCGGTCATCGAGATACGAGCAGCCTGAGGCGAGAACATCGATAACAGAGTGCAGCCAAATCGCTGCGTAAGACGAGTCCCCATGCCGAAGCTTTGTCTTCAGGTAACCAGGGTCGGACCAGCCTAAGCCAACAAGCTTAGAGATGCAATTAGCTTAAACAAGGAAATTTTGGCACCACGTGAGTAGGTTTTAGTTTTCATATCCTCCATATTCCCTTGGAACACTACGTCGAATTAAAGAAACAGTAGAGAAAACAGAGCTGGTTCCGATACAGACCTGAACGAAGGGGGTTTGGAAGGCCACCCTGGCACGAAGTCCTCCAGAGGATAGCAGTGAAGCCGGAGATAGTCTCTCCAGTTGTGGACTTTCTCCTTCCGGATATTGAAGCTCGTCGACAACCTGATTTTTTTTGCAGGGTCATCGGAGTACAGCTTCGCCTTCTCTTCCGGAGGGAGGCTGAAGAATTCCCGGGTAATCTCCACCATGTCGTCCATCAATCCAATAGCCATCCCATGGTTCACGATCTATGACCAAAAGGATATGAAAACTATGTAAAAATGCATAAGAGCCGCCACGGAATTTACTCAGTTTAGAaggagcaaaataaagtttGTGAGTGAGACCTGGAAGAAGCCATAGGATTGGCACGCGGCGCCGATTTGGGAGATGATATGGGATTCATTGTCGGCGCCGAGGTCGATAACAGGAATGTTCGTGTCGCTCTCGACTTCGGCGAGCCGGGGCCTCTCAGACTCCGGCCGGACGTAGCTCTCAGGGAGGGTCCGGCGGGGGGGCCCCGTGGAGAGGAGTTGGTCCGCCATGAGAGGCGGGAAAGGAGCCCTGGGAAGTAATTGTGGCCGGAGatgggggaagagagagagagaggagtgcgGTGAGAAGCCTCGACCGAATGGCTTTATAAAGCTTGAACCCTCGATGGTGACGTCAGCACATACATTATCTCGTCGACGTCATATGATGACGCTATATATCGTCAACCAAGATGTGGAGAAAAGCATggtgttttttttaaaaccccTTGCGCAACGAAGGCGAGTAGTTAATTTTTCTTGCTGGAGTAGATTCAAAATACTCAAATTTAAAATCAACCTAAGACCGATTGAGCTTCAATATTCAATTCAATATTCAAGCTCGAGCTCAACttgattaaaataataataataatactcaAAATCAGCTCGATTTGATTCGAATATCAATTGAGTTATACTTAAGTTTGAGGTTGAGCTCTCTGTCGAGCTTTGATCATAATTAGAAGATAAAATTgaaacaaaatattataatattatattttaaaatataaaattagcaatatattatatataaaatataatattattaaatatatatattcaacTAGACTTGCGAGCTTTCGAACTGAGTATTTTGCTATTCGAGCCCGATTCAAAAAACTGTTTGAGTTACTTGAGTGCAACTCTAGCTCGGTAATAATCGAGTTGAGCTCGGTCTCTAAGTGGAGCTTAAGGAGCTCACGAGCTGCTTGGCTCATTT
Above is a genomic segment from Phoenix dactylifera cultivar Barhee BC4 chromosome 2, palm_55x_up_171113_PBpolish2nd_filt_p, whole genome shotgun sequence containing:
- the LOC103712793 gene encoding flavanone 3-dioxygenase 2-like, whose translation is MADQLLSTGPPRRTLPESYVRPESERPRLAEVESDTNIPVIDLGADNESHIISQIGAACQSYGFFQIVNHGMAIGLMDDMVEITREFFSLPPEEKAKLYSDDPAKKIRLSTSFNIRKEKVHNWRDYLRLHCYPLEDFVPGWPSKPPSFREVVSSYCREVRHLGFKILGLISLSLGLEKDYIEKVLGEQEQHMAINYYPQCPEPELTYGLPAHTDPNAVTILLQDQKVAGLQVQRDGKWIRVDPHPNAFVINLGDQIQALSNGRYKSVWHRAIVNSDKERISVASFLCPCNSAAISPAKKLTGEGSPAVYRSYTYDEYYKKFWSSNLDQDHCLELFKT